A region from the Cryptosporangium arvum DSM 44712 genome encodes:
- a CDS encoding BMP family ABC transporter substrate-binding protein: protein MRLRRHAKLLALTLGAAVVAVAATGCSAESGSSADGAKKSIVVITPNPVGVDAFLKLSVDGSKAAAKTANADVKVYESTDPTSISQNLQAAIDAKPNLIVAIGFNFDDLMKTAPVDNPDQQFLQVDSCPENPAKNLTCARFKEYEAVYLAGVEAGLLTKKNALGAVAALDSPFIHRWTDPFGEGAKSVNPKSTFTPLFVGGNNPFSDPARANAQAETLAQKGVDYVMAASSGGNTGVFQAAKAGGFYAFGVDVNECGKEPGVVVDNAIKRVDVAIQNAVKAIFDGKPGGVTEYGLKEDGVGLTGLEADVASSGCVIAQHQDVLTKVKEVRDQIVSGKLVVKDPAAA from the coding sequence ATGCGGTTACGTCGTCACGCCAAGTTATTGGCCCTGACCCTGGGCGCGGCCGTCGTGGCGGTCGCCGCTACCGGGTGCAGCGCCGAGTCCGGCTCGAGCGCCGATGGCGCCAAGAAGTCGATCGTCGTCATCACCCCGAACCCCGTCGGCGTCGACGCGTTCCTGAAGCTCTCCGTCGACGGCTCCAAGGCCGCCGCGAAGACCGCGAACGCCGACGTCAAGGTGTACGAGAGCACCGACCCGACGAGCATCTCGCAGAACCTGCAGGCCGCGATCGACGCGAAGCCGAACCTGATCGTCGCGATCGGCTTCAACTTCGACGACCTCATGAAGACCGCGCCGGTCGACAACCCCGACCAGCAGTTCCTGCAGGTCGACTCGTGCCCGGAGAACCCGGCCAAGAACCTCACCTGCGCCCGGTTCAAGGAGTACGAGGCGGTGTACCTGGCCGGCGTCGAGGCCGGTCTGCTGACCAAGAAGAACGCGCTCGGCGCCGTCGCCGCGCTCGACTCGCCTTTCATCCACCGCTGGACCGACCCGTTCGGTGAGGGCGCGAAGTCGGTGAACCCGAAGTCGACGTTCACCCCGCTCTTCGTCGGTGGCAACAACCCGTTCAGCGACCCGGCGCGGGCGAACGCCCAGGCCGAGACGCTGGCCCAGAAGGGCGTCGACTACGTGATGGCCGCCTCCTCGGGCGGTAACACCGGCGTCTTCCAGGCCGCCAAGGCCGGTGGCTTCTACGCGTTCGGCGTCGACGTCAACGAGTGCGGCAAGGAGCCCGGCGTCGTCGTCGACAACGCGATCAAGCGTGTGGACGTCGCGATCCAGAACGCGGTCAAGGCGATCTTCGACGGCAAGCCCGGCGGCGTCACCGAGTACGGCCTCAAGGAGGACGGCGTCGGCCTGACCGGCCTGGAGGCCGACGTGGCCAGCTCCGGCTGCGTCATCGCCCAGCACCAGGACGTGCTGACCAAGGTCAAGGAAGTCCGCGACCAGATCGTCTCCGGCAAGCTGGTCGTGAAGGACCCGGCCGCGGCATGA
- a CDS encoding GntR family transcriptional regulator, translating to MRPTALPEVIAASLRERIGVEWSTGDQLPSEAELAAEYAVSRHTMRASLLALQRAGLVTTRHGSGTFVTRYNSSIRAGLQELRSLHDLIAQQGHRPGASYRSRRRRVVTTSEAELLERGAASEVYEIEREITSDGRTVAFDYSVVAADALPGDADLSGSLFEQYAKVNALPDRAVARVRAVLEPSVGWGAGRHPDGLYLLLDQVQYLPGGRPLSHSRIYFLDEGFEFLLVRS from the coding sequence GTGCGACCAACCGCACTTCCGGAAGTGATCGCGGCGTCGTTACGGGAGCGCATCGGGGTCGAGTGGTCCACCGGGGACCAGCTGCCGAGCGAGGCGGAACTCGCCGCCGAGTACGCGGTCAGCCGGCACACGATGCGGGCGTCGCTGCTCGCGCTGCAGCGGGCCGGGCTGGTGACGACACGCCACGGATCAGGCACGTTCGTGACGCGGTACAACTCGTCGATCCGGGCCGGGCTGCAGGAGCTGCGCTCGCTGCACGATCTCATCGCCCAGCAGGGCCACCGCCCGGGCGCGTCCTACCGGTCGCGCCGCCGGCGCGTGGTCACGACGTCCGAGGCCGAGCTGCTCGAGCGCGGCGCCGCGTCGGAGGTCTACGAGATCGAACGCGAGATCACCTCCGACGGCCGGACGGTGGCCTTCGACTACTCCGTGGTCGCCGCGGACGCGTTACCGGGCGACGCCGACCTGTCCGGCTCGCTGTTCGAGCAGTACGCGAAGGTGAACGCGCTGCCCGATCGGGCGGTGGCGCGCGTGCGTGCGGTGCTGGAGCCGTCGGTGGGATGGGGCGCGGGGCGGCATCCCGACGGTTTGTACCTGCTGCTCGACCAGGTGCAGTACCTACCGGGGGGACGCCCGCTCTCCCACTCACGCATCTACTTCCTCGACGAGGGTTTCGAGTTCCTCCTCGTCCGCAGCTGA